One window from the genome of Phycisphaerales bacterium encodes:
- a CDS encoding YicC/YloC family endoribonuclease, with translation MTGYGDASITIDGVHYFVEVRALNNKYFKATIRLAEALQGLEAEMEARLREKISRGTVTLTARSTDASASAAYTINTQALDRYVQQLSELPQVKGGGLKLDLGQLLNLPGVLQPPADEEDRLDKARGIFLPLLDKAVTNLLAMRQREGRVLVDDLKSHQTYIAERLSLVAQRAPGVVADYQSRLKQRIETMFREADATVEPADLIREIAVYAERTDIAEEIKRLSAHLDQFGSLISATDGKPIGRTLDFLAQEMLREANTIASKSPDAAISRSTVEIKGAIDRIKEQAANIE, from the coding sequence ATGACGGGCTACGGGGACGCCTCGATCACCATCGACGGGGTGCACTACTTCGTCGAGGTGCGCGCCCTCAACAACAAGTACTTCAAGGCGACGATCCGTCTTGCGGAGGCCCTGCAGGGGCTGGAAGCTGAGATGGAAGCGCGGCTGCGGGAGAAGATCTCGCGCGGCACGGTGACGCTGACGGCGCGGAGCACCGACGCGTCGGCGTCGGCCGCGTACACCATCAACACGCAGGCGCTGGACCGCTATGTGCAGCAGCTGAGCGAGCTGCCGCAGGTCAAGGGCGGCGGGCTGAAGCTCGATCTGGGGCAGCTGCTGAATCTGCCGGGGGTGCTGCAGCCGCCGGCGGATGAGGAGGACCGGCTGGACAAGGCGCGGGGGATCTTCCTGCCGCTGCTGGACAAGGCGGTCACGAACCTGCTGGCGATGCGGCAGCGCGAGGGGCGGGTGCTCGTCGATGACCTCAAGAGCCACCAGACGTACATCGCCGAGCGGCTGAGCCTGGTTGCTCAGCGGGCGCCGGGGGTGGTGGCGGATTACCAGTCGCGCCTCAAGCAGCGGATCGAGACGATGTTCCGCGAGGCGGACGCGACGGTGGAGCCGGCGGACCTGATCCGGGAGATCGCGGTGTACGCCGAGCGGACGGACATCGCGGAGGAGATCAAGCGGCTGAGCGCCCACCTGGACCAGTTCGGGTCGCTGATCTCGGCGACGGACGGGAAGCCGATCGGGCGGACGCTGGACTTCCTGGCGCAGGAGATGCTGCGGGAAGCGAACACGATCGCCAGCAAGAGCCCCGACGCCGCGATCTCGCGGTCGACGGTCGAGATTAAGGGGGCTATCGACCGCATTAAGGAGCAGGCGGCAAACATCGAATAG